aatatgcttcatttacattacattacagagatcggacactaatcccaaccataacaaaccatgtaaacaatgatcacctatacaggtgatattacaggtctatatattacaggattagattagtaaactataatctatttgcaagtattattttgattgagcaggaaaggtGTGATACTATTctttttatagtagtctagttgccggcgtcaggtatagacgaatccaacgagccaagtcatggtcaggatttggtcggccatgacgggtccccgcatgcaccacactggtgtagtgactgcccaattgggtggattaaagccgcttaaaattcgatgttagattcttttgtgttgtattctgtcattattcttttgtctacgtgtaacacaggtgatagaatgcagtttaaaataccctccaaggccgcattatttcacattttatgtgagattgagccgacggggacccaactttggcagccattaaggtataggaatgcgtgaatttggattcgtctatacatagaatggtttttttttatgatgatgacatggacgtactgatcattatgcatgatgcaaactcataggtgttgtgcgtttggcaatttgggagggggggttcaaaatgaccccataggattataaaatcaaaatttcgaattgctcaaatacctcttccaaatatatcaaattatttacataaataaataaaacaaataaataaataaataaataaataaataaataaataaataaacgaaaaaaaattaacacattttagcgtagcattaaaatcataaatataaccattgctggcaggaggactcaaaccaacgatattgatatcagcagtctgatgctctaccattgagctatgacagcatctagttatgagggtcgagtttttagcttatacagtgtttgtctgtgataatgccgcctcgtgaaagaaataaatataaaatctcaatttttaatttaaatttatttgataattttctaacatatattttctttagagcagggacaaatatttccccttttatccaatttgaccgctatataagaatctacttcttttattattccgcgatttgttccattaagcaatatcaaagattaatgtcacacatctcacaacagatatttagttggcttagtggtcttgcacagtgctgtttaaccgggaggtaccgagatcgattcccacctctgcctgcatttttttttaaagactgggaaataataacctgacattcgccgcattcgtactgcagaagcggagttataacttctTAAACTTTgttccttccgtaaaagggtatattattttggcactacattatttctttctttttttcacattgctggtattaaatatcaaatggtcataattggcggtcacttcaaatcatccccaactgaacgaggttcaggaatgtcctctcattgttaattgttggttaacccaccacttgagaataaaggactatgaataggtgcaacaggattacctacgggattatctcaaggatataattctgttctccctccttttcttacatcttctttgatatgtgctagtgtcaatggttattgttaaaaggcaataaggtgtgtaattgcaatatttcctctgaataggaaagactctctacatcgagttatgtatgctggtggttcgcaatactgttatttaagagaaggtatcttccaaatccaaatcgaaatgtgTTCATAATCTGTCTCATTTACTAGAgttgtttcaaaaatgctttcAATTCTTAGCTAGCTATCAGTAATTATTcgctaaatcagaaaatctaaaacAACATCAAAAAGGCTCCTTGAAATCGTACTAAATTTGATTGAGCAACCTCAAAAAAAGGTTTTCTTAATTTCACTGAACAAGTCAAGTCTATAGTGTTAtagtttttgtgtttttttggcTAAGAAAAAGCAAGTTCCATTTGCAATAGTTTACCGAAACATTCCTTTTTAATTATTCTTTGCTCTACTTTCCTTTAACATTCTTAGTCAttgtataataacaataatattgttcACTCATCCCTGACTAAGGTCATTACCAATACGCGACGTTAGCTTATGTATCACTCTTTTCAAGAAGGAAACAAACAGCGACAAACTAAGCTATTCAATTTGTGCTGTACAACAGTGCAATTTATTACGATATGCCATGTTTCTACAGAAAATAATATCAACGCATTAAAAGTACTATCATCCACATTTCGTGCGTAAAACAAGTTACTACCAGAGACCGCGGATAGAATCACTACAAATTAATGATCATTTGATTGCGTGATACAGTGATCTGAAATTGGTCACCATAATAGTAAACAACTGAGTGCACCCTTTCCCCGCCATCATGGCTGAGAATATTAAGCTTGTGGAAACACTCAATCGTGATCTTCTGGAGTGTGGGATCTGTTTGGATCGATTTAAGAAGCCTAGAGGACTACCATGCCTGCATTGTTTCTGCCACGACTGCTTAGAAAAATATTGCAAAGGACAGAATCAAGTGGTATGTCCAAACTGTAAGAAACCAACAGTAGTACCGAAAGAAGGAGTGTCTGGATTCCCTGCTCATTTCATTATCAACACCTTAAAAGACGCACTGGATAAGGTAAACTTCAATTGTTAAAATTTGTCTTCATTGGAGGTTTTAGTTTTATACGACCCGAGACCATTAAAAACTATTATG
Above is a genomic segment from Amphiura filiformis chromosome 10, Afil_fr2py, whole genome shotgun sequence containing:
- the LOC140162933 gene encoding E3 ubiquitin-protein ligase TRIM56-like — translated: MAENIKLVETLNRDLLECGICLDRFKKPRGLPCLHCFCHDCLEKYCKGQNQVVCPNCKKPTVVPKEGVSGFPAHFIINTLKDALDKAKQTMKDAVCGNCNLTKKATAYCLGCEEFFCQTCHTAHDTLKTHKDHKVVSIEDVRSGKVILPVTAEDQKCKDHDGETKKF